The Ptiloglossa arizonensis isolate GNS036 chromosome 9, iyPtiAriz1_principal, whole genome shotgun sequence nucleotide sequence agtgtcaataatttttatattgttaCAGCCTTGGATGCAGATGCAGCAACAAAACGATAATATAACACCACTTTCTTACACAATTAAATGCACCTATATTATATCACAAATAAGGAAATAATAGCCACAAAGAAATTTCATAATAGACAGTAATATAAGTAacacatatgtatatgtttaattaagtatacaatttttatttgcttACCCATAGCAGTTAAGTCTTATTATACAGTAACTATAATCATGACACTATGTTAAATTAAGTAAAAACATAAAGATTACTTGCTTTTTTATCATACTGGAATCTAGCgttagttttattttttatattgtatttgGAAATGAATagactttatacattatattatgtcTACTACAACTTATCTTCGggaaatacaaaaatatgttgtataatataattttcctaTGTGGTCCAACGTGTTGTTCCAAAGATGTAAATAATTCTACGAACGAGACTGCAAGGTTTATTAAGATATCTAAATAAGTGATACTAAGTGGCATTAAGGATACACATGAACATAGTTCATTACAATGTACTTTGTACTATGAATACAAATcttgaatattaacaacattttCGTACtacttataataatttattcataaGTAAATACAATAAGTTTATGGTAAGAAGTAATGTACCTACACTTGTTATCGTTAATACGATGGTTtgtctaatatttttattgtgtGGTGTAAAACTTAATAAATAAGGTACAAGTATATTTATAATGTATTGCCCATCTAAGAAGAAACAAGGCACAATATTAATAACTGCTATTCCtgcagaaaatattgtaatatatttgcAAAAAAGCACCAAAGCTTCTGGTAATTTAggatttaaaaatgaatatttaggTATCCAATCAGACACATcaactgttcgataaatatctGCTGGATGTCCAAAAAATAGAACATCCTttccttctcttctttttatttgaacaatctataatggaaataaatttatgaaatagTTCAAGCATCATTAATCATTATCTGAATCATAAGTAAATATATCATTTTACTCTACATACCTTAGTAACATTATCAAGTGAAGGCTTTAAGCAATGAGTATCATGAAATAAACATTCATGACTTGCATAACAAAAATGTTGTGACTGGTTAATCATAATTCTAGCTGGAAGGCAAGAATGTGGAGGTAAATGAAGAGGGGCAGCTTGTGGTCCCTCGATATACTCAAAGCACAAACTTCCACTAGCTTCGCTATCAGATGTACAACAATTTATAACACCATTGGTTTTTTGCCTGGATGGAACTGATTCGTCATATTCCTAAATTTATATGTAACTATTACAAATATGCATTGAAATACAAATGTCTaaggtataaataaaaatttgatgttcaccttttgtgaaaaaataaatgatgttgattaatagaagaaaaattaaatagtaCAAAATTATGTTACCTGAATAAATGATTGCCTAACGCAATACCCAAGAGCAGGCTGATTTACTGTATTTAAGATGCAATCGTACCAATCTTCGCTATGTTTTATGGGACAATCGTTTATTTCATATATTATATCCTGTTCAAGAAGTCCTGCTGGACCTAATACAGGCGAATTCTATAAAGATAAATTCTTATAATAAAAGAGAATTAACATTCAAAGTAAGTTTTGTTATtaataaacgtttaaaaaataaaatgatagaattttaaAGGAATTAACATATCTTTCACTTACTGGTAAAATAGTTTTCACATAAATTCCATTACCAAGTGAATAAAATGGTGCCCATAACCATGTGGAGAGCATAAGAACAGTTGCAGCTATTGTAGCCAATACTATGTTGTGCCAAATTCCTGCACAAGTAATCCGTAATTGATTTTTTAACGGTAACGAAGTAAGTTGTTCACTGCTTATATGTACATAAGCGATAGGTATTATGAAAGCAACCAATATTCCTAAACCAAATAATTGAACGTCTTCTCTTGCTGCAGCCAATGCATGTCCTAGCTCATGCATAATACTACAAACTGCTAATGTAATTACATAATACCCAATTTCATTAAAGGGTACATCTATTCCAGGTAactgtaaaatgtaaaaagatttggtatactattattaaattttattagaaaaatgttaaataaagaaatttattgctaaaatattaatattaaatatacattaaacatgcaatttataatttttaaggcTATTTGGTTGCGTAAAGTTCTATAGTATTAGAATTATTTAACATATGTgtttaaatcaatttctataaacatttaaatattattctataaaaataagCACTTAAAAATTATACTGAAACAAATTTACCATGGGTTCTAACAAAGCTTCAGAATTACTATTATCAAGAGATGGTCCATTAGTCCATATAGTAAATGTCATGTTTAAAATTGCAATTGTTGCAAGAGGCAGAAGAATAACACAAACAATAACTCCTGCATTGAACCAAGCAATCAAAAATTTGGAATGATCTATTCCccattttattattttgcgATTAAATGCTGTTGTGAACCATTTTATTCTTAGTAATTGAACTTCTAAAccagtattttttaaaaaataaaggtaTGGATAGTGTGAACATGTCTAAAAcataaaaaacaatatttccTTAATTATTgcttagaaataaaatatagaaatatttagagagaaatatatatgcgcatattacaaaattttctttctgaTAAGAAAGTTGTCAATTGTGTATTGATATACTATAATATTTTATGATTATTCTATAATTCTGtacataaaatttcatttatttttaacaaattatacCTTAAAAATTGTGTCAAAAAATGACAACGAACAATGAATGAGACCTATTGTAATTAATATACTTAAAGCATCCATACTCTGGGACttttttttgatattttatGTAAACACTTTTCATATTACATCGTTCATTAATTCCTTTCTTTACTACGTCTGTCATACAACTTCAACAACATTATCTATTTCTGCAAAGCCAGTTATACAAAAAACCTACT carries:
- the S2p gene encoding membrane-bound transcription factor site-2 protease, translated to MDALSILITIGLIHCSLSFFDTIFKTCSHYPYLYFLKNTGLEVQLLRIKWFTTAFNRKIIKWGIDHSKFLIAWFNAGVIVCVILLPLATIAILNMTFTIWTNGPSLDNSNSEALLEPMLPGIDVPFNEIGYYVITLAVCSIMHELGHALAAAREDVQLFGLGILVAFIIPIAYVHISSEQLTSLPLKNQLRITCAGIWHNIVLATIAATVLMLSTWLWAPFYSLGNGIYVKTILPNSPVLGPAGLLEQDIIYEINDCPIKHSEDWYDCILNTVNQPALGYCVRQSFIQEYDESVPSRQKTNGVINCCTSDSEASGSLCFEYIEGPQAAPLHLPPHSCLPARIMINQSQHFCYASHECLFHDTHCLKPSLDNVTKIVQIKRREGKDVLFFGHPADIYRTVDVSDWIPKYSFLNPKLPEALVLFCKYITIFSAGIAVINIVPCFFLDGQYIINILVPYLLSFTPHNKNIRQTIVLTITSVGTLLLTINLLYLLMNKLL